The genomic window CCCATGAACATTCCATGCTATAATTTTCATGTTGATTATGGGTCACCAAAGCTACTTAAATTAAAATCAAGAGGATGAAGCTTAGTTGTAAGACTATATGGGAAGTAAGTTAACAATGCAATATGAGATGAGCAGAGTTTATATCAAAATAAAGAATAGATAAATGCTGAAGTAAAGGGTTACCTGAATTTCGATCGTTTGCACAGATGGGGAACCTAGAATGAAAGGAATTGGTGAATGAACATTTGTTGCCTGATTTTGTTCTTTGAGATTTGAGCCATATTgatcaatattaagaaaattatcTGAATCCGATACCAAGATTCGGAGCCCTtcagacgatgaagaagatggaaaATCCGGGACAGACAATTTGAATGCAGACTTAGGTTGAATTTTGGGAGATGTTGATGATGTATGCAGTGTATGCAGACTAGGATGAATAGAGCTATCATGAGATGCAAATATGGAAGATGCAATTGATTCAGAAGAGATAAGAGATTGAATATTTTCCTGAGCATCTTCAAAAGGGGGAGAAGAGAAAGATAATCTTCGATTAACTAAGAGAGATGATGGTTCTAGCCTAGTACTGATAGGATTGGCAAGGACCTGTTCTAGCTCATGTTATTGTTCCGAGTTGTTATCGATCTGTGCCATTGAGTTGATAACTCGAAGATTTTCCGAGTTACCTGATCCAGCCGACCCAAAATTTTCACCATACAGAGGGATAAATTTTTCCGGCAGGTTAAACGGGTAGGTTCTCTTTCTCAGGATAGAGGTTGAGGCTTCTAGCATGTCTTCATCATAAGTTACCGGCCCCAACACCTCGTAGTTACGATCAGTAGTTGTAGGAGCAATGCTAGGCTGTTCGACAATAATATGCTCTTCTCCAAATTACTCAAGCAATGTTTCTCTATTTCCTGGGATGGCCAGAATCTGTTCTACAGATTCCATGTTGCCATGAGCATCAGTGTTGTCTTGAGGGTTCCAAATCTGAATAGGTGTGTTGTCAAGCCAATAGATGTCATCTGCTGGACCCGGAGAATGCATCGAGATGTCATAGATATCTCCAACGGCCTATGCTGAAGAATGGCACATTGATTGATCTTATGCCCAAAACGGTAGCAGTTTGAACATAATTTGGATGGAGATTGTGGTAGGTGAAGGTTAGCTCTCTGACTGGGTATTTCTCCACCTTAACTGGAATTTTCATAACTAATGGTTTCTCAATATTAACCCACACCAAGACTCTTGGTTCGCAATCAAAGCTTCCCTTTTCTACCCGACTAACTGCTCCTACTCTACTAGCAATTAAACCAATGCGTTCTGCTAGTATGTGTTCATGTCTTGAGTTCGAGATACTAGCAGAAAGAGGGATTTCGTTGACAGTTTCCGTTGAAATTTGCATGCCAGGGAAAGCCGATAGAATATTACCATAAGGGTACCAAGGACCATTTAAAGCTATCCATTTTAGATCGTCAGCCATACGAAAAATAATTATGAATAAGTTTGGATCAACTTCGCGAATTTGAAACCCTATATTAAGACCCCAAAAATGATGCAATACTCCTCTATTATCTTCTGTTTTATAAACACCAGTTGAGAAAGCTACCTAAAGACCACTGAGGTATTTGTATAAGTTATAATTACTCATGATGGGTAAGAAAGAGGGTTCTAAATTTCAACAGAAGAGAGAATAGAAAATCAcaagagaggaagaagagaataaGGGAGGGGCATTGCAGAAGAAGAGGATCAACGGAATCAAGAATTAATTAGATTGTCTGCTTTATTCCAACAACTACAAATTCTCGGAAAACTCACCTAAAAAAGTGAAAAACTCTAATTTAAATTAAACCTCAGCCAATCAAAGATCGACAACAAAAAGATAGAATACATCTAGCAGAGATGTAACAGAGTGCATTAAATTCTTAGAATTTGGAAAAAGAGAGACACTCTGATCAGAAACATTGAAATACACGGCATGACTCAACACGACAGGAAATAAATGTTGATATAGTTTGTCTAAGTTCATACGTTTACTGATCTTAAGAGAAATAGGTTAATGGTTAGGTAGAGGTACCTTAAAGGGTTAGCAAGTCGGGAATTTCCAAGATGAAGAGACTACACAGATAGGGGTCAAAAGCGATAGGGTTCCATTCACATTGTCTAGGTTTGCCGGCACCGATAAGGTCCAAACTGAGAAAGTTAAAGTGAAGAAAGAAATTTAGGAGAAATGACTTGTAATCACTTTAAAATTCCTTTAGGAGCACCAATTTCATCTACTAAGGTAATACGTTGTCAAGAAGGGCAACTTCGTCGAATGCAGTATTTTCGATGCGCAGTCTGTAACGGAGAAACTTTCTGTATCCCGCACAAACACGGACTTAAGTGACGGTTTTTGGGTCTGGAAAGTGGCTAGGAACCTCCACTAGAACAGTCTAAACGAGAGAGAATCGGAAATGGTAAACTCTTTTGAAGATGGGACCCACTACAAATTCATGGATAACCAATGACTCATTGACACGTCATGGGGAAACCGGGGTTTGGCATTTTCGAGTTCAAAAGCGAGTTCAAAGACTCCAAACGCATGAAGCCATGAACCCTTCTTTCGTGGACCCCTACTGTCGCACCCGTAACGCTTTAAACTTCCGACACTTGTAAACCAGAACCTGGGGCTTATAGACCGTTGCAGAATATCGTCATCCATACCATTTACTCGGTAAAACCAGTAAAGTTCAAAAAAAGTGATTTTTGAACTCTTTAAAAACTTAAATAGTCCATAAAAGTtgagcttttcttttctttcctttgatAAATAAGAAGACGATAAAGAACAGTAAGTGAGAGAGACAGTTAGAAAATGGCGACAACAAGAAGAATAAGATGGTACCCACCACCCCCTCCAAGTCCTAGAATACTTCACTTACCACTAAGACGACCTGTTCGTCGAAAAACCAGTTCGAAAAATCACTTGAATCCGAAAATTGTTGTTCCGAAAGAATCACCAGAGTTATTATCACACCAGAGTAATCATCCAAGAGGAAAACTCGAAACTCTGTTTGATCAAGAAAGAGTTTTCTCAAAAACAGTTCCGATAGTTTTATTGAACTCATCACCATCTGTAGGACATcattatggtggtgatggtaatgggagaCGAGAAAGAGTTGAAGAAGATTTTGAATTTGGACATAAATGTGAAGAACCAGAAGATATTAATGAAAATGAGAAATGGAGATTTCAAGCTGAGATTCTTAGAGCCGAATGTAATTTTCTTCGAATGGAAAGGGAAATAGCATTAAGGAAGCTGGAAATCAATCGAGTTCAAACTCAAAAGACTCTTCGCTCCGcagtagaaaccctaatttctgttcgTTTTCTCGTTTTTTCGAATTTAATTCGAGTTTTATTGAGTTAGTGTTAATTACTACTAATCAGTCTTTTTCTCTTTGTTTTTACcaggggaaaaagaaaatttatcAAGGAAAGAATGTAGATTCAGTATTGGAGGAAGAAATCGATGAATTAGAAGAGAAACTAAATGATTTACATAGAAAATCAGGCGTTACAGATATCGAGATTCGTAAATGTGATAATTTTGATCTTAAAGCATCAGTTCTTCAAAGGAGATTAGAAAAACTTGAGTTTGATGATAAATAtgttaaagagattcaacaactGGCTGAATCAAGCTTAACTATCAAGCCAAACAATAACAATCATCGCTTTACAGATGTAAGTAATTTTTAAATTAATCTTGATTCTGAATTTGTTCGACTGTAATTAATGATCATTTGTTTTGTTATTAGGTGGAAATACTTGGGAAAAAGATGGAAGGAATATCAAAAGGGATGTTGGAGAAGATGGAAGCGGAGTATAGATCAATGTTGTCCTCCACAGCAACATCTTCTGCAACTGTGAGCGGGACCAGTTCTGCTTCGACTTCCAGTCGATATGAATTCCCTCAcaattccttttcatcttctaaaaaagattatcaatatcatcaacgaCGGGCAAGTCTTCTTCTCTTTGACATCTTCATTATTAATTATTCATATTCTAATTTTCATACTAATTttatttaataatgattaaaatgTGCTTATCTTGTTGTCCTCCTGAAATTAATCCTTAAAAAAATTGATTCAAAATGATAAAATAATCTGaattgtttgttatttttgttgcttttgttgttgttatgtgGGTGGAATAAGTATTGCTTTTAAACGGTAATAACATTCTTAATTTTGGAAATTctgaattcaaatttcaaatttatgTTTTGATAATAGCATTAAAGTTGTTACTCTGGGTCCCATTACCTGCTTAAGTTGTTAAAGAAAGCAAAAAACACAATGTGTCATTGACTGACTGGTAAACTGCTATGCTTTATGAAGAGATAGTGTGGCCTGAGAATTTCTTTTCAGTAATATGGAAATGGCTGTTGCATAGTTAATAACAGACGCTTTAATACCGAGTCATCTGACTTACGCATATAAAGTATGTCATTGAAAGAATAGGAGATTAGAAAC from Papaver somniferum cultivar HN1 unplaced genomic scaffold, ASM357369v1 unplaced-scaffold_118, whole genome shotgun sequence includes these protein-coding regions:
- the LOC113330413 gene encoding uncharacterized protein LOC113330413 isoform X3, with amino-acid sequence MATTRRIRWYPPPPPSPRILHLPLRRPVRRKTSSKNHLNPKIVVPKESPELLSHQSNHPRGKLETLFDQERVFSKTVPIVLLNSSPSVGHHYGGDGNGRRERVEEDFEFGHKCEEPEDINENEKWRFQAEILRAECNFLRMEREIALRKLEINRVQTQKTLRSAVETLISGKKKIYQGKNVDSVLEEEIDELEEKLNDLHRKSGVTDIEIRKCDNFDLKASVLQRRLEKLEFDDKYVKEIQQLAESSLTIKPNNNNHRFTDVEILGKKMEGISKGMLEKMEAEYRSMLSSTATSSATVSGTSSASTSSRYEFPHNSFSSSKKDYQYHQRRERTVPEEKVCAGRCKMIVRKIVEQVRSEMEQWSQMQDMLGRVRVEMEELQASRDYWEDRALNSNNQVQDWREKAHVNETKVSELQKQISELQVKLKRSRTERNQNSSRIKNLEMTQGGDLSQKEKEKRVLICSLKENPKANLSKQTIKHQYSDVGRTKECPTHSGNTGSNRSPLSEIKNSSSPKSRQIGRTTLMSPSYSTEKHHRANCSKQNRDNFGFGRKHDGAYHNGSIRTPLEEVGNLASPKFRQKRRESYPFVLV
- the LOC113330413 gene encoding uncharacterized protein LOC113330413 isoform X1, which translates into the protein MATTRRIRWYPPPPPSPRILHLPLRRPVRRKTSSKNHLNPKIVVPKESPELLSHQSNHPRGKLETLFDQERVFSKTVPIVLLNSSPSVGHHYGGDGNGRRERVEEDFEFGHKCEEPEDINENEKWRFQAEILRAECNFLRMEREIALRKLEINRVQTQKTLRSAVETLISGKKKIYQGKNVDSVLEEEIDELEEKLNDLHRKSGVTDIEIRKCDNFDLKASVLQRRLEKLEFDDKYVKEIQQLAESSLTIKPNNNNHRFTDVEILGKKMEGISKGMLEKMEAEYRSMLSSTATSSATVSGTSSASTSSRYEFPHNSFSSSKKDYQYHQRRERTVPEEKVCAGRCKMIVRKIVEQVRSEMEQWSQMQDMLGRVRVEMEELQASRDYWEDRALNSNNQVQSLESSVQDWREKAHVNETKVSELQKQISELQVKLKRSRTERNQNSSRIKNLEMTQGGDLSQKEKEKRVLICSLKENPKANLSKQTIKHQYSDVGRTKECPTHSGNTGSNRSPLSEIKNSSSPKSRQIGRTTLMSPSYSTEKHHRANCSKQNRDNFGFGRKHDGAYHNGSIRTPLEEVGNLASPKFRQKRRESYPFVLV
- the LOC113330413 gene encoding coiled-coil domain-containing protein 158-like isoform X2, which translates into the protein MATTRRIRWYPPPPPSPRILHLPLRRPVRRKTSSKNHLNPKIVVPKESPELLSHQSNHPRGKLETLFDQERVFSKTVPIVLLNSSPSVGHHYGGDGNGRRERVEEDFEFGHKCEEPEDINENEKWRFQAEILRAECNFLRMEREIALRKLEINRVQTQKTLRSAGKKKIYQGKNVDSVLEEEIDELEEKLNDLHRKSGVTDIEIRKCDNFDLKASVLQRRLEKLEFDDKYVKEIQQLAESSLTIKPNNNNHRFTDVEILGKKMEGISKGMLEKMEAEYRSMLSSTATSSATVSGTSSASTSSRYEFPHNSFSSSKKDYQYHQRRERTVPEEKVCAGRCKMIVRKIVEQVRSEMEQWSQMQDMLGRVRVEMEELQASRDYWEDRALNSNNQVQSLESSVQDWREKAHVNETKVSELQKQISELQVKLKRSRTERNQNSSRIKNLEMTQGGDLSQKEKEKRVLICSLKENPKANLSKQTIKHQYSDVGRTKECPTHSGNTGSNRSPLSEIKNSSSPKSRQIGRTTLMSPSYSTEKHHRANCSKQNRDNFGFGRKHDGAYHNGSIRTPLEEVGNLASPKFRQKRRESYPFVLV